Part of the Aquimarina sp. TRL1 genome, AGTCCTCTTTCTTCCGCACCAAACAGCACAAACAAGATACTTCTCTTATTATCTTTTTTTTCTGCAAAATATCTGGCTAAAGAAATCACTGCTGCACTTCCTGCTGCATTATCATTAGCTCCATTAGCTACCGTATCTTTTACTTCATTTTCTTTGGCATGACCAATATGGTCCAGATGTGCTCCCAGAATCACAAATTCATTTGCTAATTTCTCATCTGTTCCTTTGAGATATCCTACGACATTACAGGTTTTTTGCCCCTGAACTTCGAAATTATCCCTATAAGACTCAAAATAAGGAGCAACCCCAAATTTCTTAAACGTATTCTCGACATATACCACTGCTTTTTCATATCCTTCTGTTCCTGTATCTCTCCCACCCAACTCATCACTCGCCAAATAAGTAACAATATCAGCGACTTCTTTCTCCTCAGTAGTAGTAGTAGTAGTAGTAGTAGTAGTAGTAGTAGTAGTAGCTGTTTCTTCTTTATTTTTCTGTGCAGTAACCGCTTCTTTGCATTGCACTAAAGACATCGCTAACGCAAGTATCCATATTCGTTTCATTTGTTTTCGTTTTTTGATGTTAATGAAATTGTTATAAACTCCAGATGACTCATTCTCCCCTATCATAAGGTCTAAAAATTCACATACTGGTGTTATAAAGATAAAAAATCCCGTTTCATATGAAACGGGATTTTTCTTATATACTGTATCTGTAATTGGATTAAGCAAGCATCGTTACCGGATTTTCCAAATACTGTTTTAATGTTTGTAAAAACTGAGCTCCCGTAGCACCATCTACTGTTCTATGATCACATGCCAAGGTTACTTTCATTGTATTTCCTACTACAATCTGTCCTTCTTTTACAACTGGTTTTTCTACAATCGCTCCTACAGAAAGAATTGCCGAGTTCGGTTGATTTATAATCGAAGTAAACTCCTGGATTCCAAACATCCCTAGGTTTGAAACTGTAAAAGTACTTCCTTCCATTTCCTGCGGAGTTAATTTTTTATTCCTTGCTTTTCCTGCCAGGTCTTTTACATTTGCCCCTATTTGGGTCAACGACATTTGATCTGTAAAAGGAAGTACAGGAACAACCAACCCATCAGCCACAGCTACTGCCACACCTATACTAATATGTTTCGCATATTTCGTTGCAGTATTTGTCCATTGAGTATTCACCTGTGGGTGTTTCCTCAACGCCATCGCACAAGCCTTAACTACCATATCGTTAAATGATACTTTTGTATCCGGCAATTGATTGATGTTCTTACGGGAAGCAATTGCATGTTCCATATCTACTTCTATTGTCAAGTAGTAATGAGGTGCTGTAAACTTAGATTCAGAAAGACGTTTTGCAATTGTCTTACGCATCTGAGAATTTTTCACTTCTTCAAAACGTTCTTCACCTGCGGGTGTATATGCCTGAATACCGCTTACAGCAGTGTTATTTTCTGCTTCTTTTGGAGCTGTTGTTTTCTCCACTGTCTGTGAAGGAGTATAGGACTCCACGTCTCTTTTAACAACGCGTCCGTTTTCTCCTGTTCCTTTTATTTTAGACAGATCAATTCCTTTATCTGCTGCTATTTTCTTAGCAAGTGGAGAGGCAAATATTCTACCTCCCGATGCGGATGTATCTGCTACTACTGTTTCTGCTGCTGCAACAACTTCTTTCTTTTCTTCTGTACTTGTTGTTACCGGAGTTGCTTGTGAAGGTACTCCACCTTCTTTAATTGCAGAAACATCTGTTCCCGCAGGTCCGATAATTGCCAATAGTGAATCAACCGGAGCGGTTTTTCCTTCTTCTATTCCAATATGAAGCAATGTCCCTTCATAAAAAGACTCAAACTCCATAGTAGCTTTATCTGTTTCAATCTCCGCCAGAATATCTCCTTCTGACACCGCATCTCCAACTTTCTTCAACCAGGTAGCCACTGTACCTTCTTCCATCGTATCACTAAGTCTAGGCATTGTAATAATCTCTACCCCTTCTGGCACACTTGCACCTGTAGGAGCCGGAGTTGCTACTTCTGCTGCTTTTTCTTCTACCGGGGTGGTTTCTGCTGCTGGAGTTCCTCCTTTTAACAGAGAAGATATATCTTCTCCTTCATCCCCTATAATAGCTAATAACTGATCAACCGGAGCAGTTTCGCCTTCTTCAACACCGATATGCAATAGAGTTCCTTCATAAAACGATTCGAACTCCATGGTTGCTTTATCTGTCTCAATCTCAGCAAGCATATCACCTTCTGCTACCTTATCTCCTACTTTTACGAGCCATTTTGCCACTACTCCTTCTTCCATAGTGTCGCTCAATCTCGGCATATTTATTACTGTTGCCATACGCTATTATAGTTTATGTGGTAAAAATGGATAATTTTCCTGTTCGTACACTACGTCGTACATTACATTTTTATCCGGAAATGGAGATTCTTCTGCAAATTTTTCGCACTCTCGTACTTTATCTTTAACTCGCTTATCTATCTCTTTTATTTCTTCTTCTGTAGCATAGTTATGTTCCTTGATTATATCCAACACCTGTGTAATTGGATCAATCTTTTGATATTCTGCTACTTCTTCTTTGGTTCTGTATTTCTGAGCATCACTCATTGAGTGCCCTCTATATCGATACGTTTTTAATTCTAAGAAAGTAGGTCCTCCTCCTGTTCTGGCTCTGGTAATTGCTTCATCCATTGCTTCTGCAACTTTTACAGGATTCATCGCATCTACAGGACCACAAGGCATTTCATACCCTAAACCTAATTTCCAGATATCAGTATGGTTTGCTGTTCTTTCTACAGAAGTCCCCATAGCATATCCATTGTTTTCTACACAAAAAACAACAGGTAAATTCCACAACATGGCCAGATTAAACGTCTCATGAAGAGATCCCTGACGAGTTGCTCCGTCTCCCATAAATGTCAACGTAACTGCATCTCTGTTATGATATTTATCGGCAAATGCCAATCCTGCACCTAATGGTATTTGTCCTCCTACAATTCCGTGTCCTCCATAAAAACGATGTTCTTTAGAGAATATATGCATGGATCCTCCTAATCCCTGAGAGGTTCCAGTTCCTTTACCATACAATTCTGCCATTACTCTTTTAGGGTCTTCTCCCATCCCGATAGGCTGTACATGATTACGATAAGCAGTAATCATTTTATCTTTTGTCAGATCCATCGCGTGCAGTGCTCCTGCCAAAATAGCTTCCTGACCATTATATAAATGTAAAAAACCTCTTACTTTTTGCTGGATATATACCTGTGCTAGCTTATCTTCAAATTTTCTCCAGAAAAGCATGTCTTCATACCATTTAAGGTATACTTCTTTGGTTATTTTTTTCATTTAGAATTATATGATGTTCACTAATAAGTCAGTTATTTCACTGACACCTGATCTATTACATCCTGATGGAAATGATATCCCAACAAAACGAAAAGCAAAAATAATATATTCGGCTTTAAGGTAAAAACAGTTTAGTCATAAAAATCTACGAAAACGTTTTAATTAACGTGTAGTGAAATATTATTTAAACTCATTTTAACAAAAAAGGGTTACTGAAAGCCATATCAGTAACCCTTTTCTGTACATTATTATTAATGATCATTTATTATCTCTCATGGAAGTCCTCTCCAAAATTAAAGGATAATCCAAATCTCAGTGTTCCTTCTAATGGACTTTTTACTGCAGAAGTAGAGAATAGATATGAAATATCAATATTCACAATTGTGTATTTAAACCCAGCTCCCAGAGATACAAATTTACGGGCTCCTTTATCTTCATGCTCATTAAAGTATCCTGTTCTGAAAGAGAATACATCTCTATAAACATATTCTGCTCCAAGTCCCCAGGTAATTTCTTTTAGCTCTTCACTAAATCCTCCTGGTGCATCTCCCCAAGAAGAAAAGATCGCTCCAAATTCGCTAATATCTTCGTATTCTTTATTATCTTCTGAATCGATATCTCCATCTCCGTCAAAATCTTTTGGAGTTGGCACCAATAACTTATTAAATTCTATAGAAGGAGTAATTCTGTTATCTTCATTAAATATGAAATCGAATCCGGCTCCAATTTTAAAATTAGTAGGAATAAAGTTTTCTTTTCCTGCGTCGTCATATTTAATTTTCGGTCCGATATTAGAGATATTAGCTCCTGCTCTCCAACGACCGTTAAAGGATCTGTATCCTATTTCTTCACTCTGATAGAAAGCCGCTACATCTACTCCAAAACTACCTGCCGCACTAGCGTCATCTCCCAGTCCTTGTAATCTTAAATCCGAACGAAGATATCTTCCTCCTACTGCCATAGAGAAACGATCACTCAATCTCAATGCATAAGATAAATCAAAGGTAAATTCATTTGGTTTTTGTACGTTAGGGGTATCGGTTGGTCCTTGTCTAAATTCTATATCTCCCAGACTAAAGTATCGCAGACTTGCTGCCATCGCACTTCGGTCATTTATTCTATTATAGTAATTAACACTTCCCAGAAAAATATCATTAACCAGACTACTTAGGTAAGGTGTATAGTTCACCCCTACTCCCTGCTTTTTTTCTATAAAAGCATACTTTGCGGGGTTCCACTGCTGCGAGAATGCATCTGCAGAAGTAGCAACTCCCTGATCAGCTAAACCTGAAGCTCTGGCATCAGCTGCGATTACTAAAAAAGGGGTAGCTGTAGTTATCGCCCGATCTTCCTGAGCTTGTAATGATAGGTTGCTAAGTGTCATAGCTACCAAGCCAAGTATCACTATTTTTTTCATGTTGTCTGTGTGTTTAAAACAAATATAGTTACTTTGTTAATTATTAAGTTAGTTCATTTTCGGATATCTGCCTGCACAGTCCTGCATTAGTTAACGCATATTTTACAGATATCTTATATAAAAAAAGTGTATTTTATTCTTTTCCTTTGATTTTATCCCCCAAAAACACCATATACCAATCAAGGAATACTATCGATAAACCCACGGTATATTTTGCTCAAATATAATAATCTCATTTTAATATATACTTCCTTGATTATAGTTAAATAAAAATTTACACATCCTTTAACGCCTTTAGTATCTTTGGACCGTATTCTTCTATCTATAGTTCCTTTAGTAAGGCTTTTCATTCTATTATATATAGATCATCATTTTCTTTGAGAAAAAACTTTTTCTACAGGAAGCAACTACTTATGGAACAAATTAAAAAAAATATCAAATTCCAAAGCGTCAATAATAACCTTTCAGAACCCTTGAAAAAACACGTATTTATACCTGGTTCCTGCATTTTGGCATCATTAAAAACACCTACATATTTTTTATTTGTTTTCATCAAAAGAATACTAAACAATAAAATATGACGTTAAAAAACTGACTTAGTGGGATTACATTTTTTTTGTTATTCAATAAAATATTAAAAATATTAGGCTAAATTTAACGTTAATTGTTATATTGCAAGCCCTAATTTCTACTTTAACGAACTTAAGATTATGAAAAACGCGTTTATTTTTAGATCGCTAATAGTGTTGTCTGTTAGTGCTTTACTGTTGAGTTGTACTAAAAACGACTATGGCAACAGTTCCAGAGCCACTGGTTGGAAATACAATTCCAAAGACGGCGGATTTCAGGTAAACACAAACTACAAAGATCAGGAAACTGGTCCTGGTTTAATTTTTATCGAAGGTGGAACCTTCACAATGGGACGCGTGCAGGACGAT contains:
- a CDS encoding M20/M25/M40 family metallo-hydrolase → MKRIWILALAMSLVQCKEAVTAQKNKEETATTTTTTTTTTTTTTEEKEVADIVTYLASDELGGRDTGTEGYEKAVVYVENTFKKFGVAPYFESYRDNFEVQGQKTCNVVGYLKGTDEKLANEFVILGAHLDHIGHAKENEVKDTVANGANDNAAGSAAVISLARYFAEKKDNKRSILFVLFGAEERGLLGSKNLAGVLKEKNLDLYTMVNFEMIGVPMNNKNYTAYITGFYKSNMAQKMNEYAGKDLVGFLEKAKEFSLFKRSDNYPFHQVFNVPAQTISTFDFTNYKYYHHVDDEAAEMDFAFMARLINECAPVLSKIINAKTKEIVYNN
- a CDS encoding pyruvate dehydrogenase complex dihydrolipoamide acetyltransferase, with the translated sequence MATVINMPRLSDTMEEGVVAKWLVKVGDKVAEGDMLAEIETDKATMEFESFYEGTLLHIGVEEGETAPVDQLLAIIGDEGEDISSLLKGGTPAAETTPVEEKAAEVATPAPTGASVPEGVEIITMPRLSDTMEEGTVATWLKKVGDAVSEGDILAEIETDKATMEFESFYEGTLLHIGIEEGKTAPVDSLLAIIGPAGTDVSAIKEGGVPSQATPVTTSTEEKKEVVAAAETVVADTSASGGRIFASPLAKKIAADKGIDLSKIKGTGENGRVVKRDVESYTPSQTVEKTTAPKEAENNTAVSGIQAYTPAGEERFEEVKNSQMRKTIAKRLSESKFTAPHYYLTIEVDMEHAIASRKNINQLPDTKVSFNDMVVKACAMALRKHPQVNTQWTNTATKYAKHISIGVAVAVADGLVVPVLPFTDQMSLTQIGANVKDLAGKARNKKLTPQEMEGSTFTVSNLGMFGIQEFTSIINQPNSAILSVGAIVEKPVVKEGQIVVGNTMKVTLACDHRTVDGATGAQFLQTLKQYLENPVTMLA
- the pdhA gene encoding pyruvate dehydrogenase (acetyl-transferring) E1 component subunit alpha; the protein is MKKITKEVYLKWYEDMLFWRKFEDKLAQVYIQQKVRGFLHLYNGQEAILAGALHAMDLTKDKMITAYRNHVQPIGMGEDPKRVMAELYGKGTGTSQGLGGSMHIFSKEHRFYGGHGIVGGQIPLGAGLAFADKYHNRDAVTLTFMGDGATRQGSLHETFNLAMLWNLPVVFCVENNGYAMGTSVERTANHTDIWKLGLGYEMPCGPVDAMNPVKVAEAMDEAITRARTGGGPTFLELKTYRYRGHSMSDAQKYRTKEEVAEYQKIDPITQVLDIIKEHNYATEEEIKEIDKRVKDKVRECEKFAEESPFPDKNVMYDVVYEQENYPFLPHKL
- the porV gene encoding type IX secretion system outer membrane channel protein PorV, with product MKKIVILGLVAMTLSNLSLQAQEDRAITTATPFLVIAADARASGLADQGVATSADAFSQQWNPAKYAFIEKKQGVGVNYTPYLSSLVNDIFLGSVNYYNRINDRSAMAASLRYFSLGDIEFRQGPTDTPNVQKPNEFTFDLSYALRLSDRFSMAVGGRYLRSDLRLQGLGDDASAAGSFGVDVAAFYQSEEIGYRSFNGRWRAGANISNIGPKIKYDDAGKENFIPTNFKIGAGFDFIFNEDNRITPSIEFNKLLVPTPKDFDGDGDIDSEDNKEYEDISEFGAIFSSWGDAPGGFSEELKEITWGLGAEYVYRDVFSFRTGYFNEHEDKGARKFVSLGAGFKYTIVNIDISYLFSTSAVKSPLEGTLRFGLSFNFGEDFHER